In the Heterodontus francisci isolate sHetFra1 chromosome 6, sHetFra1.hap1, whole genome shotgun sequence genome, one interval contains:
- the LOC137371513 gene encoding gamma-glutamylaminecyclotransferase-like isoform X2 — MNCTALGKMSTVFVYGTLKKGQPNHHYMTDGTKGKGKYCGKGWTDQKYPLVIARQYNIPFLLNVPGMGQEVTGEIYLVDDQLLQFLDEFESCPEMYQRTPVGIHIQKWEDGNDTLGVKPDIDGILMCFMYSTTTYEPDWLKLPYYNDYDPSRYHEQPKYVVHKAK; from the coding sequence CTGCTCTAGGCAAAATGAGCACTGTGTTTGTATATGGCACACTCAAGAAAGGTCAACCCAACCATCATTACATGACCGATGGAACCAAGGGGAAAGGAAAGTACTGTGGCAAGGGATGGACAGATCAGAAGTATCCGTTGGTGATTGCAAGACAGTATAACATTCCCTTTTTGCTCAATGTGCCAGGAATGGGGCAGGAAGTCACTGGAGAGATTTACTTAGTCGATGACCAACTGCTACAGTTCCTCGATGAGTTTGAAAGTTGTCCAGAAATGTACCAGCGCACACCTGTTGGGATCCACATTCAGAAGTGGGAAGATGGAAATGACACACTGGGTGTGAAGCCAGATATTGACGGAATTCTCATGTGCTTTATGTACAGCACCACAACCTACGAACCGGACTGGTTAAAGCTTCCTTACTATAACGACTATGATCCCTCTCGGTATCATGAGCAGCCAAAGTACGTTGTACATAAGGCCAAGTAA
- the LOC137371513 gene encoding gamma-glutamylaminecyclotransferase-like isoform X3 — protein sequence MSTVFVYGTLKKGQPNHHYMTDGTKGKGKYCGKGWTDQKYPLVIARQYNIPFLLNVPGMGQEVTGEIYLVDDQLLQFLDEFESCPEMYQRTPVGIHIQKWEDGNDTLGVKPDIDGILMCFMYSTTTYEPDWLKLPYYNDYDPSRYHEQPKYVVHKAK from the coding sequence ATGAGCACTGTGTTTGTATATGGCACACTCAAGAAAGGTCAACCCAACCATCATTACATGACCGATGGAACCAAGGGGAAAGGAAAGTACTGTGGCAAGGGATGGACAGATCAGAAGTATCCGTTGGTGATTGCAAGACAGTATAACATTCCCTTTTTGCTCAATGTGCCAGGAATGGGGCAGGAAGTCACTGGAGAGATTTACTTAGTCGATGACCAACTGCTACAGTTCCTCGATGAGTTTGAAAGTTGTCCAGAAATGTACCAGCGCACACCTGTTGGGATCCACATTCAGAAGTGGGAAGATGGAAATGACACACTGGGTGTGAAGCCAGATATTGACGGAATTCTCATGTGCTTTATGTACAGCACCACAACCTACGAACCGGACTGGTTAAAGCTTCCTTACTATAACGACTATGATCCCTCTCGGTATCATGAGCAGCCAAAGTACGTTGTACATAAGGCCAAGTAA